A window from Chryseobacterium vaccae encodes these proteins:
- a CDS encoding lmo0937 family membrane protein: MRSLLWLIAVICIVVWLLGMLGIVPGISTGYLIHILLVIAIIVILYNIITGRKPLE, translated from the coding sequence ATGAGAAGTTTATTATGGTTAATTGCGGTCATCTGTATCGTTGTTTGGCTTTTAGGAATGTTAGGAATAGTACCGGGCATCAGCACAGGCTATTTGATACACATTCTACTGGTTATAGCAATTATTGTTATCCTTTACAATATTATTACCGGCAGAAAGCCTCTTGAGTAA
- the surE gene encoding 5'/3'-nucleotidase SurE — MERPLILVTNDDGITAPGIRNLINFMNEIGEVIVVAPNSPQSGKGHAITINSTLSYEEVTLDGPQTDYSCSGTPVDCVKMALDKILKRRPDIVVSGINHGANSSINVIYSGTMSAAVEAGVEGIPAIGFSLLDFSWEADFTQAKEFIQNIVKRTLENPMPKGIVLNVNIPKLPAEEIKGIKVCKQANAKWEESFDERVNPHGKKYYWLTGYFNNMDESEDADETALANGYISIVPVKFDLTAYEYMKTLEEVMNFN; from the coding sequence ATGGAAAGACCACTTATTCTGGTTACTAATGATGATGGAATTACCGCACCAGGAATCAGAAATCTTATAAATTTTATGAACGAAATAGGGGAAGTTATTGTTGTTGCACCTAACTCTCCTCAAAGTGGAAAAGGCCACGCTATTACAATCAATTCTACGTTAAGCTACGAAGAAGTAACCCTTGACGGGCCGCAGACTGATTATTCATGCAGCGGAACGCCTGTAGATTGTGTAAAAATGGCTCTTGACAAGATCCTGAAAAGAAGACCGGATATTGTCGTTTCAGGAATCAACCACGGGGCTAATTCTTCAATCAATGTGATTTATTCAGGAACCATGTCTGCGGCTGTAGAAGCCGGAGTGGAAGGAATTCCTGCTATTGGATTTTCTTTGCTGGATTTCAGCTGGGAAGCTGATTTTACTCAAGCTAAGGAGTTTATTCAGAATATTGTAAAAAGAACACTGGAAAACCCCATGCCGAAAGGTATTGTATTGAACGTTAACATCCCGAAACTTCCTGCAGAAGAAATCAAAGGAATTAAAGTTTGTAAACAGGCTAACGCCAAATGGGAAGAAAGCTTTGACGAAAGGGTAAACCCACACGGAAAAAAATACTACTGGCTTACTGGTTATTTCAACAATATGGATGAATCTGAAGATGCTGATGAAACAGCATTAGCCAACGGATATATCTCCATTGTTCCGGTGAAGTTCGATCTTACGGCTTATGAGTATATGAAAACATTGGAAGAGGTAATGAATTTCAATTGA
- a CDS encoding chondroitinase family polysaccharide lyase: MFPRVLLFLIVLSSGFLKAQLSEINNVKTKYINWLTDASITTYSDNNVKALYNKYIQQANSVESTINNNYNFDSPGVAWNMVNSSDESALISLVNSNLFYLVMAYHLKGPIVNGQPSNPKYHSPQLKELILKVFKYIKDKGINSTTNFKLSVEPAMERIAMGNSSFGLRSSPLGECVLLMKDELVQAGEFSHHMGILEGFTSFIDPSNPNYHFTYSGCNTDVIRSMMHVRLCYILALDDTAPQKLEKMNFLYRFMNNSLSIASGWADMIKPDFTAFHHLGAYPNSYGANGLSVAAVLNYILKNTAYELNATSRNNLKNALMAYQKYSADFEIHRGWTGRFPNTTTPLLTIRSAFALLYAADPVENLEAGQFFKQIYNMPGGGFNPAVTSGTGNTMSMGQIVINIKNNVSLLPSNSITEGQFSFPYGGLSVHKYNGYHVAVKGTSNHIWHYENSATENIFGRYISAGAMEILSAGTFKTRLSNGLGVAGTNGAVTDNGWDWSHLPGTTVANIPLSAFPTGTHRLFSGKKFLAHASLDNNGIFAMDYKDANSVTGASALKTVFFFKDKMLCLGSEIKDAGGTYPIHTTLFQTGLPTAATPTNINGTVQTGLNVNFSQSTGNVWATDAVGNGFAIPSDGYTGSVVIKRSTQQSRNQANTADTQGDYTTAYIDHGTAPSSGKYRYGIIMQGGAAGAQNMANNFSNYFEVFQQDNKAHVMKSVEDNIYGYAVFDASSVFQNDKVISVNKPSIIMTQTLNSGNKLKVSLTSPLGLLSDNENYTFNQISGTASRFYQIPQVDPVKLTLAGKWQLESPNNNINISITGNNTEVTFNTINGITIQTTLIPEVFLGTQEIGNKDAAFSIYPNPTKGKVTIISIKKSYKNLKVYDRSGRDISSIIAVEKNKDRSILDLSSLVSGTYTVCLDNDCRKIIRN, encoded by the coding sequence ATGTTTCCCAGAGTTCTATTATTTTTGATTGTTTTAAGTTCCGGCTTCCTGAAAGCGCAGCTTAGCGAAATAAACAACGTCAAGACAAAGTATATCAACTGGCTTACGGATGCTTCGATAACAACTTACTCGGACAATAATGTGAAGGCACTGTATAATAAATATATTCAGCAGGCCAACAGTGTGGAATCTACCATTAATAACAATTATAACTTTGATTCACCAGGAGTAGCTTGGAATATGGTAAACTCTTCTGATGAAAGTGCATTAATAAGCCTGGTAAACAGCAATCTTTTTTACCTCGTAATGGCTTACCATCTGAAAGGACCCATTGTGAATGGTCAACCCTCCAATCCTAAATACCATAGCCCGCAGCTTAAAGAATTAATTCTTAAAGTATTTAAATACATCAAAGACAAAGGGATAAACAGTACAACCAATTTTAAACTTTCTGTGGAACCTGCTATGGAGCGGATAGCAATGGGGAATTCGAGCTTTGGATTGAGAAGTTCTCCTTTAGGAGAATGTGTACTCCTTATGAAAGATGAGTTGGTTCAGGCTGGTGAGTTTTCACATCATATGGGAATTTTGGAGGGGTTTACTTCCTTTATAGATCCCTCCAACCCCAACTATCATTTTACGTATTCTGGATGCAATACTGATGTGATACGTTCAATGATGCACGTCCGCCTATGTTATATCTTGGCGTTGGATGATACTGCTCCGCAAAAACTGGAGAAAATGAATTTCCTGTATCGTTTTATGAATAACTCATTGTCTATTGCAAGCGGATGGGCAGATATGATTAAACCGGACTTTACTGCCTTTCATCATTTAGGTGCCTACCCTAATTCATATGGGGCAAATGGACTTAGTGTTGCCGCTGTATTGAATTACATTCTTAAAAATACAGCGTACGAGTTAAATGCCACTTCAAGAAACAATCTCAAAAATGCACTGATGGCTTATCAGAAATACAGTGCCGATTTTGAGATTCACAGGGGCTGGACTGGCCGTTTTCCCAATACCACAACACCTCTTCTTACTATCAGATCCGCTTTTGCTTTGTTGTATGCTGCAGATCCTGTTGAAAACCTGGAAGCAGGTCAGTTTTTTAAACAGATTTATAACATGCCCGGAGGTGGATTTAATCCTGCGGTTACATCGGGAACGGGAAATACAATGTCTATGGGACAGATTGTTATCAACATTAAAAATAATGTTTCATTGTTGCCAAGTAACTCAATTACAGAAGGACAGTTCAGCTTCCCTTACGGAGGGCTTAGCGTTCACAAATACAATGGTTATCATGTTGCTGTAAAAGGAACCAGTAATCATATTTGGCATTACGAAAACAGTGCTACAGAAAATATTTTCGGAAGATATATTTCCGCCGGAGCAATGGAAATTCTTTCTGCGGGGACTTTTAAAACAAGACTTTCTAATGGTTTAGGAGTAGCAGGGACAAATGGTGCTGTTACAGATAACGGATGGGATTGGAGCCATCTTCCCGGAACAACGGTTGCCAATATACCATTAAGTGCTTTTCCTACGGGAACTCATAGATTATTTAGTGGAAAAAAATTCCTTGCTCATGCTTCGCTGGATAATAATGGAATATTCGCCATGGATTATAAGGATGCCAATTCCGTTACAGGAGCTTCTGCACTTAAAACGGTTTTCTTCTTTAAAGACAAAATGCTGTGTCTGGGCTCTGAGATCAAAGATGCGGGAGGAACATACCCTATTCATACAACCCTATTTCAGACAGGCCTGCCTACTGCCGCTACCCCTACAAATATAAACGGAACTGTTCAAACCGGGCTTAATGTGAATTTTTCACAAAGTACAGGAAATGTATGGGCTACGGATGCTGTAGGCAACGGATTTGCAATTCCTTCAGACGGTTATACAGGTTCGGTAGTAATTAAAAGGAGTACCCAACAGTCCCGTAATCAGGCTAATACTGCGGATACCCAAGGGGATTATACTACGGCCTATATAGACCATGGTACAGCCCCTTCTTCAGGTAAATACCGTTACGGGATCATTATGCAGGGTGGAGCAGCCGGTGCGCAGAATATGGCGAATAATTTTTCCAATTATTTTGAGGTTTTTCAGCAGGATAATAAAGCCCATGTGATGAAATCTGTGGAAGACAACATCTATGGTTATGCTGTTTTTGATGCGTCATCCGTATTCCAAAATGATAAAGTGATTTCTGTAAATAAACCATCGATAATAATGACTCAAACGCTAAATAGCGGAAATAAACTAAAGGTAAGCCTTACGAGTCCACTGGGACTTTTGAGTGATAATGAGAATTATACTTTTAATCAGATATCCGGAACGGCATCCCGTTTTTATCAAATACCACAAGTTGACCCTGTAAAGCTTACTCTGGCTGGTAAATGGCAGCTGGAATCTCCAAACAATAATATAAACATTTCTATTACAGGAAATAATACTGAAGTTACCTTTAATACCATCAACGGAATTACGATTCAGACCACTTTGATTCCTGAAGTTTTTCTGGGAACTCAGGAGATTGGAAATAAGGATGCTGCTTTTTCCATATATCCGAATCCAACAAAAGGAAAAGTCACAATTATCTCCATAAAAAAATCTTATAAAAACCTGAAAGTTTATGATCGTTCAGGAAGAGATATTTCTTCAATAATTGCAGTGGAAAAAAATAAAGATAGAAGTATCCTTGATCTCAGTTCATTAGTATCAGGAACATATACGGTATGTCTTGATAATGACTGTAGGAAGATCATTAGGAATTAA